The Deinococcus aerolatus sequence GCTCACCGCTGATCATGCTCTCGTCCACGTGGCTCCGCCCCGACGTGACCTCGCCGTCCACCGGCACGCGGTCCCCCGGCCGCACGGCCAGGACGTCGCCCACCACAACCTGCGACAGCGGCACTTCCACTTCCTGACCGTCCCGGACCACGCGGGCGGTGTCGGGCGCCAGTTTCAGCAGGGCTTCCACGGCGCGTCCGGTGGCAAAGCGCGAGCGCATCTCCAGCCAGTGGCCGATCAGCGAGAAGGTGGTGAGCATGGCGGCGGCCTCGAAAAAGACGTCCTGTGATCCCAGAGCCACCGTGGCCCACACCGAGTAGATGTAGGAGACCAGGATGCCCAGGGCGATCAGGGTCATCATGTTGGCCTCGCCTCGCCGCAGCGCCCGTCACGCGGCGGAGATGAACGGCCAGCCGCCCCACCACACCACCGGCGTTGCCAGAATCAGCCCGAACCAGGCCATGTCCAGCCCGAACGGCGGCGCGGCCCGGAAGCCCAGGGCCTCGCCAATCGGGGAGAACAGGATGATGGGGAGGGTCAGAACCAGCGAGACGACGAAGCGGCGCAGCATGTCGGCCACCATCGCCTCGTCGTGGCCCGCATGTTCGTCGTGTCCGGCGTGGATGTCACCGTGCTGGGCGTGGTCCGGTGCGGCTGGCCCCGCCGTGCGGCTGGCCCCGCCGGATGACCGGGCTGGACGGCAGACGGCGCACAGTCGTGGCAGGCACAGGCGTAGCCCGCTGCCTGAAGGCGTCCCTCGATGGCTTTCCCGGTGATGACGGCAGGATCGTAATGCACGTGCGCCACGCCACGTGTCCGGTCCAGGTGGGCCTGCTGGATGCCGGGAACATGGAGCAGCGTGTGCTGCAGGCCTGCGTACTCGCCCGCATCGAAACAGTTCCTGAGCTCCACTTCGAGAACGCGGCCGGGTGTCTTTGCAGGGTGCTGGTGCTGAGTCATGGGGGAACCTCCACAGGCGTGGGCCTCACGTTGCAGGGCTGAGTGTCTGGATGTGTCCAGCCCCGCGGCGTCCGCCTACTGCAACCGCAGCGTGGTGACGCAGGTATCACTGCCCGCGTGGGTGGTCAGCGTCCCCGCAGCGGCCTTCCCGCCCGATGTCAGGGACACCCGGTAGGTCTGGTTGCGGTCCAGCCACAACTCCACAAAGCCGTTGGGCAGGGTCCTCATGCGCCTGTCCAGCACGGTTTTGCCCGCCTGATTCCTGACCAGGACGCGGACGGGCGTGTTCACCAGTTCGCCCTGGCAGCCGGACATGAAATGCGTTTTGCAAGAATGGGTCTGGTTCACGTACGGCGCCACGGCCACCACCATCTGCTGTCGCGCCAGGGCCACCCGGCTCCGCTTTCCACCGGGAAACTCGAACATCACGGCGTCGCTGGTGAGGTAACTTTGCAGGCCGCCCGCGCTGCGCCACTGGTTCGCCTGTGCCAGCGCCTGCTGGGGCGTCAGACCCCGGAGCTGGGCGGCGCTGGGCGTGGCCGATTGCGCGGCGGCCAGCCAGGCTGCACTGGCCAGGATAAAAAACACGGTTGCTGGAGGAGGCCTCATGCCCCTGACCTTAGCGGTTGCCCGTTCAGCGTTCGTTAAGTGCAAGGGGGAGCGTAACGTGGCCCTCCCAGCCCACCGCAGTGTCGGTTGCCGAACCCGCAGTAGACCTCTGAACCCACCACCTCCACCGCTCACGCTGTGCAGCGCACCCGCCTGTCCACACGTGTCACCGGGCCATGAGACCGCCCATCACGTCCCCTTGAGCGTTTCTTGACGGGCCCATGAGCTGGTGGTCCAGGCACCCTTGCGGCGCAGGTGCTCCCCACAAATAGACAGATGCAGACCACCCACACAGGAGATGGGCCATGACTTCCGGGAAGGCTGGGCAGGGTCCAGTGACTGCTCCGGACCACGCAAGCACCGGGGCCACGATGCCGGGCGCGGAACGCGCGATGTTCGGGGCCGCCGGGGCGTTCCTGCTGACGGCCGGCCTGCGTTCAGGCTCACCCTTTCAGAAGCTGCTGATCGGCGGCCTGGGGGCCGGGCTCACAGCGCTGGCCGTGCGGGGCCGCAGCCCGCTGGCCACGGCGCTCAAGATTCAGCAGGACGGCGACGGTCACGTGCTGGTCAGTGAGGCCGTGACCATCGGGAAGTCCGCCGACGGGCTGTACGCCGTGTGGCGCAAGCTGGAGAATCTGCCCAGCCTGATGAAGCATCTGGAACGGGTGGAGGTGCTGGACGAGCGCCGGTCCCGCTGGACGGTCAAGGCCCCCGCGGGTTATTCGGGCGGCGAGGTGAGCTGGGAGGCCGAACTGACCGCCGACGAGCCGGGCCGGCGCATCGCATGGCAGTCGCTGCCCGGCGCGCAGGTGGAGAACAGCGGCGAGGTGCTGTTCCGTGCCGCGCCGGGGGACCGCGGCACGGAGGTGGCCGTGCACCTGAATTACCGCCCGCTGGGCGGCTCCGTGGGGGCCGTGGTCGCCCGCATCGCCGGGCAGGAGCCGTCGCAGCAGCTGCGCGACGATCTGATGCGTTTCAAGCGGGAGCAGGAACTGGGCTACCACCCAACCACTGAGGGCCAGAGCAGCGGACGGGCCAGCAGGGGAGGCAAGGCATGAATGCCATCATCTGGCAGGGCACCAACCACGTGGGCGTCGAGACCGTCCCGGACCCCACGCTGCTGCTGCCCACCGACGCCATCGTGCGCGTGACCTCCACTGCGATCTGCGGCTCGGACCTGCACCTGCTTGACGGTTTTATTCCCAGCATGGAAAAGGGGGACATCCTCGGCCACGAATTCATGGGCGAGGTGGTGGAGGTCGGCGCGGACGTGAAGCGGGTGCGGGTGGGCGAGCGGGTGATTATGCCGTTCAACCTGGCCTGCGGCGTGTGCGATCCGTGCCGGCGTGGGCTGTTCAGCGCCTGCGACAATTCCAACCCCAACCACCGCATGGCCGAGGCCCTGTACGGCGCCACCAGTGCCAGCGGCCTGTTCGGGTACTCGCACCTGTTCGGCGGCTACGCCGGCGGTCAGGCCCAGTTCGTGCGCGTGCCGTTCGCGGACGTGAGCTGTTTTGCCATCGAGTCGGACCTGCGCGACGATTCTGTGCTGTTCCTGACCGACATCTTCCCCACGGGCTTTCAGGCCGCCGAGAACTGCGGCATCGTGCCGGGCCGCGACGTGGTGGCTGTGTTCGGGGCGGGGCCAGTCGGTCAATTTGCGT is a genomic window containing:
- a CDS encoding zinc-dependent alcohol dehydrogenase; protein product: MNAIIWQGTNHVGVETVPDPTLLLPTDAIVRVTSTAICGSDLHLLDGFIPSMEKGDILGHEFMGEVVEVGADVKRVRVGERVIMPFNLACGVCDPCRRGLFSACDNSNPNHRMAEALYGATSASGLFGYSHLFGGYAGGQAQFVRVPFADVSCFAIESDLRDDSVLFLTDIFPTGFQAAENCGIVPGRDVVAVFGAGPVGQFALRSAQMLGAAEVIVVDRVTERLRLAEAAGARTINYEQTDVLVALREATGGRGPDHVIDAVGLEAHGHGPGALLDTAEQKLRLSFDRITALRWAILSCAKGGTVSMPGVYGGLVDKLPLGAAFSKGLTLKMGQTHTHRYVRPLLERIQQGEIDPSFVITHRAPLSQGPELYKTFRDKHDGCIKVVLDPWT
- a CDS encoding SRPBCC family protein is translated as MTSGKAGQGPVTAPDHASTGATMPGAERAMFGAAGAFLLTAGLRSGSPFQKLLIGGLGAGLTALAVRGRSPLATALKIQQDGDGHVLVSEAVTIGKSADGLYAVWRKLENLPSLMKHLERVEVLDERRSRWTVKAPAGYSGGEVSWEAELTADEPGRRIAWQSLPGAQVENSGEVLFRAAPGDRGTEVAVHLNYRPLGGSVGAVVARIAGQEPSQQLRDDLMRFKREQELGYHPTTEGQSSGRASRGGKA
- a CDS encoding CueP family metal-binding protein, with amino-acid sequence MRPPPATVFFILASAAWLAAAQSATPSAAQLRGLTPQQALAQANQWRSAGGLQSYLTSDAVMFEFPGGKRSRVALARQQMVVAVAPYVNQTHSCKTHFMSGCQGELVNTPVRVLVRNQAGKTVLDRRMRTLPNGFVELWLDRNQTYRVSLTSGGKAAAGTLTTHAGSDTCVTTLRLQ